The proteins below are encoded in one region of Pseudomonas entomophila L48:
- a CDS encoding cyclic peptide export ABC transporter has translation MKTPSRGATRELLALLRPFWPQVTASILLGILGGFSVTVLLATINRGLHSEDGLSLALVGAFAGLCVLALLGSIFSDIGSNRVGQQIIANLRRSLGEKVLSAPIAQIERYRSHRLIPVLTHDIDTISSFAFAFAPLAISVTVVLGCMAYLALLSLPMFLLMLVAIGVGTVVQYIARARGIQGFIDAREAEDELQKHYQAIAEGAKELRIHRARRQRMFVDGIQATAERIRDKQVRSVNTFVVAKSLGSMLFFVVIGLALALQSLWPSSDKAVMSGFVLVLLYMKGPLEHLVSTLPIVSRAQIAFRRIAELSEQFSSPEPHLLLTDREPPKVPVERLQLVDVHHSYPAADGGTPFKLGPVNLDIAQGDIVFIVGENGGGKTTLIKLLLGLYPPQQGQVLLNGEVVGDRERDDYRQLFTTIFADYYLFDDLVNDGPAVPANAVQYLERLEIDHKVSIRDGAFTTTDLSTGQRKRLALVSAWIEGRPVLVFDEWAADQDPAFRRVFYTEILPDLKRQGRTLIVISHDDRYFDVADQIVRMENGRVICEPQPA, from the coding sequence ATGAAAACCCCTTCTCGCGGCGCCACCCGCGAACTGCTGGCCTTGCTGCGGCCGTTCTGGCCGCAGGTGACGGCGTCGATCCTGCTGGGCATCCTCGGCGGCTTCAGCGTCACGGTGCTGCTGGCCACCATCAACCGTGGCCTGCACAGCGAAGACGGCCTGAGCCTGGCCCTGGTCGGGGCGTTCGCCGGCTTGTGCGTGCTGGCCCTGCTGGGCTCGATCTTCTCCGACATCGGCAGCAACCGGGTCGGCCAGCAGATCATCGCCAACCTGCGCCGCAGCCTGGGCGAAAAGGTGCTCAGCGCCCCCATCGCGCAGATCGAACGCTACCGCAGCCATCGCCTGATCCCGGTACTGACCCACGACATCGACACCATCAGCTCGTTCGCCTTCGCCTTTGCGCCGCTGGCCATCTCGGTCACGGTGGTCCTTGGCTGCATGGCCTACCTGGCGCTGCTGTCGCTGCCGATGTTCCTGCTGATGCTGGTGGCCATCGGTGTCGGCACCGTGGTCCAGTACATCGCCCGCGCCCGCGGCATCCAGGGCTTCATCGATGCCCGCGAAGCCGAGGACGAGTTGCAGAAGCACTACCAGGCCATCGCCGAGGGCGCCAAGGAGCTGCGCATCCACCGTGCGCGCCGTCAGCGCATGTTCGTCGACGGCATCCAGGCGACTGCCGAGCGGATCCGCGACAAGCAGGTACGCTCGGTCAACACGTTCGTGGTGGCCAAAAGCCTGGGCTCGATGCTGTTCTTCGTGGTGATCGGCCTGGCCCTGGCCTTGCAGTCACTGTGGCCGAGCAGCGACAAGGCGGTCATGAGCGGGTTCGTACTGGTGCTGCTGTACATGAAAGGGCCGCTGGAGCACCTGGTCAGCACCTTGCCGATCGTCAGCCGGGCGCAGATCGCCTTTCGCCGCATCGCCGAACTGTCCGAGCAGTTCTCCTCGCCGGAGCCTCACCTGCTGCTGACCGACCGCGAGCCGCCCAAGGTGCCGGTCGAGCGCCTGCAACTGGTCGATGTGCACCACAGCTACCCGGCTGCCGATGGCGGTACGCCGTTCAAGCTGGGGCCGGTGAACCTCGACATCGCCCAGGGCGACATCGTGTTCATCGTCGGTGAGAACGGCGGCGGCAAGACCACCCTGATCAAGCTGCTGCTGGGGTTGTACCCGCCGCAGCAGGGGCAGGTGCTGCTCAACGGCGAGGTGGTCGGCGACCGCGAGCGGGACGACTATCGCCAGCTGTTCACCACCATCTTCGCCGACTACTACCTGTTCGACGACCTGGTCAACGATGGCCCCGCAGTGCCGGCCAACGCCGTGCAGTATCTGGAGCGCCTGGAGATCGACCACAAGGTATCGATCCGCGACGGCGCCTTCACCACCACCGACCTGTCCACCGGGCAACGCAAGCGCCTGGCCTTGGTCAGTGCCTGGATCGAGGGGCGCCCGGTGCTGGTGTTCGACGAATGGGCGGCCGACCAGGACCCGGCGTTTCGCCGGGTGTTCTACACCGAGATCCTGCCGGACCTCAAACGCCAGGGCCGCACCCTGATCGTCATCTCCCACGACGACCGCTACTTCGATGTCGCCGACCAGATCGTGCGCATGGAAAACGGCCGCGTCATCTGCGAGCCCCAGCCCGCCTGA
- a CDS encoding TonB-dependent siderophore receptor, whose amino-acid sequence MSTLSDFTPLAKALLLRHSLRRTLPVALMGITLGLPMAGLAQAQEYDVDIAAQSLPSALKQLADQTNLQVLYSPDDVQGVRSSAVRGHLSAQAAAAGLLRGTGVRYSLDGNTLTLQSNDSSAAVTLDPSVINAKGQENPYGPVEGYIATRSTTATKTDTSLMETPQSISVITRDRMTAQGAQTVSDSLAYTAGVYSNVAGNNPTDNTIMVRGFQQINANAYTDGLRNNQVGYYSPETYGMERIEVLKGPASVMYGQGSPGGTLNFVSKRPTFSPHHEVGISGGSNDRAQAYMDIGDVLDEQKTLSYRLVALGRDANSSIDYIKDDRVYIAPSLTWAPNEDTSLTLLTSYQRNKNLFTSNLPYSLFDGSNPNGKLPRHRSLNEPGFDAEKAEQTSVGYELTHNLTDSWTFKQNFRYTHFTGYEHQLYRNSGVINGNTINRYYQLRDYENDNYAIDNQLVGKFATGELEHTLLMGTDYQHGKRSAFTQTGNAPSINIYNPNRDVVIDTSRYTSLLSTSEKNRQLGVYLQDQIKFGNWIASLGGRYDWASLDTRNRLLDTKQSTDAEDFTGRVGLGYLFDFGLFPYISYTESFLPTSGTTASGSQFEPETAKQYEIGVKYQPNGSQSYVTLSAFDLRRQNVLTTDVSNPSFSVQEGEVTSRGVELEGVFKPVEGLNVISSYSVTDVEVTKDNPNVAGISNKGKTPVRIPKHLASLWVDYTLQGGPLAGLGFGVGARYTGSTYGDAQNTFKVPDYTLVDAMISYDFGKADRSLEGLKASVNVKNLTDKYYVAGCFATVGCLLGAERTVTADLTYKW is encoded by the coding sequence ATGTCGACACTCAGTGACTTCACGCCCCTGGCCAAAGCCTTGCTGTTGCGCCACTCCTTGCGTCGCACCCTGCCCGTCGCCCTGATGGGCATTACCTTGGGCTTGCCAATGGCAGGCCTGGCCCAGGCCCAGGAATACGATGTCGATATCGCCGCGCAGAGCCTGCCGAGCGCGCTCAAGCAACTGGCCGACCAGACCAACCTGCAGGTGCTGTACAGCCCGGACGATGTCCAGGGCGTGCGCAGCAGCGCGGTACGCGGCCACCTCTCGGCCCAGGCCGCCGCCGCCGGCCTGCTGCGCGGTACCGGGGTGCGCTACAGCCTGGACGGCAACACCCTGACCTTGCAAAGCAACGACAGCAGCGCCGCGGTGACCCTCGACCCGAGCGTGATCAACGCCAAGGGCCAGGAAAACCCCTACGGCCCGGTCGAAGGCTACATCGCCACCCGTTCGACCACCGCCACCAAGACCGACACCTCGCTGATGGAAACCCCGCAGTCGATCTCGGTGATCACCCGTGACCGCATGACCGCCCAGGGCGCGCAGACCGTCAGCGACAGCCTGGCCTACACCGCGGGCGTCTATTCCAACGTGGCCGGCAACAACCCGACCGACAACACCATCATGGTGCGCGGTTTCCAGCAGATCAACGCCAACGCCTACACCGACGGCCTGCGCAACAACCAGGTCGGCTACTACTCGCCAGAGACCTACGGCATGGAGCGCATCGAAGTGCTCAAGGGCCCGGCGTCGGTGATGTACGGCCAAGGCTCGCCAGGCGGCACGCTGAACTTCGTATCGAAACGCCCGACCTTCAGCCCGCACCATGAAGTGGGCATCTCCGGCGGCAGCAACGACCGCGCCCAGGCCTACATGGACATCGGCGACGTGCTGGACGAACAGAAGACCCTCAGCTACCGCCTGGTCGCGCTGGGCCGCGACGCCAACAGCAGCATCGACTACATCAAGGATGACCGGGTCTACATTGCCCCCAGCCTGACCTGGGCACCGAATGAGGACACCAGCCTCACCCTGCTGACCTCCTACCAGCGCAACAAGAACCTGTTCACCAGCAACCTGCCCTACTCGCTGTTCGACGGCTCCAACCCCAACGGCAAGCTGCCACGCCATCGTTCGTTGAACGAGCCCGGCTTCGACGCCGAGAAAGCCGAGCAGACCAGCGTGGGCTATGAGCTGACGCACAACCTCACCGACAGCTGGACGTTCAAGCAGAACTTCCGCTACACCCACTTCACCGGCTACGAGCACCAGCTGTACCGCAACAGTGGCGTGATCAACGGCAACACCATCAACCGCTACTACCAGCTGCGCGACTACGAGAACGACAACTACGCGATCGACAACCAGCTGGTCGGCAAATTCGCCACTGGCGAACTCGAGCACACCTTGCTGATGGGCACCGACTACCAGCACGGCAAGCGCAGCGCCTTCACCCAGACCGGCAATGCGCCGTCGATCAACATCTACAACCCGAACCGCGACGTGGTGATCGACACCTCGCGCTACACCAGCCTGCTCAGCACCTCGGAGAAGAACCGCCAGCTCGGTGTCTACCTGCAGGACCAGATCAAGTTCGGCAACTGGATCGCCTCGCTGGGCGGCCGTTACGACTGGGCCAGCCTGGATACCCGCAACCGCCTGCTCGACACCAAGCAGAGCACCGACGCCGAGGACTTCACCGGCCGTGTCGGCCTGGGCTACCTGTTCGACTTCGGGCTGTTCCCCTACATCAGCTACACCGAGTCGTTCCTGCCCACCAGCGGCACCACCGCCAGTGGCTCGCAGTTCGAACCCGAAACCGCCAAGCAGTACGAGATCGGCGTGAAGTACCAGCCCAACGGCTCGCAGAGCTACGTGACCCTGTCGGCGTTCGACCTGCGTCGGCAGAACGTGCTGACCACCGACGTGAGCAACCCGTCGTTCAGCGTCCAGGAGGGTGAAGTCACCTCGCGTGGCGTCGAGCTGGAAGGTGTGTTCAAGCCGGTCGAGGGCCTGAACGTGATCTCCTCCTACTCGGTGACCGATGTCGAGGTGACCAAGGACAACCCGAACGTCGCCGGCATCAGCAACAAGGGCAAGACCCCGGTGCGCATTCCCAAGCACCTGGCTTCGCTGTGGGTCGACTACACCCTGCAGGGTGGCCCGCTGGCCGGCCTGGGCTTCGGCGTCGGCGCCCGCTACACCGGCTCGACCTACGGCGACGCGCAGAACACCTTCAAGGTGCCGGACTACACCCTGGTCGACGCCATGATCAGCTACGACTTCGGCAAGGCCGACCGCAGCCTGGAAGGCCTGAAGGCGTCGGTCAACGTGAAGAACCTCACCGACAAGTACTACGTGGCGGGCTGCTTCGCCACGGTTGGGTGCCTGCTGGGTGCCGAGCGTACCGTGACTGCGGACCTCACCTACAAGTGGTGA
- a CDS encoding REP-associated tyrosine transposase yields the protein MHTPQGSQLRRGRYSEPGRLYVLTTVTHHRQPLFLDLHHARTAIRFLRQADQEGQCRSLAWVVMPDHVHWLVELKEESLSTLMRYFKARSSHALRKAGVSLIPVWQAGFHDRALRREDDVVKVARYIVANPLRAGLVDKLGKYPHWVAVWVQGL from the coding sequence ATGCACACTCCCCAAGGCAGCCAACTCCGCCGCGGCAGGTATTCGGAGCCCGGCAGGCTCTACGTACTGACCACCGTCACCCACCACCGCCAGCCCCTGTTCCTCGACCTCCACCACGCACGAACGGCCATCCGATTCCTGCGCCAGGCTGACCAGGAAGGCCAGTGCCGATCACTGGCCTGGGTAGTGATGCCCGATCACGTTCATTGGCTGGTCGAATTAAAGGAGGAGTCATTGAGCACATTGATGCGCTATTTCAAGGCGCGGTCGAGCCATGCGTTGCGCAAGGCCGGAGTCAGTTTAATACCCGTCTGGCAGGCCGGTTTTCACGACCGTGCGTTGCGCCGGGAGGACGATGTGGTCAAGGTTGCGAGGTATATCGTTGCCAATCCGCTGAGAGCGGGGTTGGTGGATAAGCTAGGTAAATACCCGCATTGGGTTGCGGTCTGGGTTCAGGGGTTGTAG
- a CDS encoding alpha/beta hydrolase, with protein sequence MSLHPDLAGFLELVEMGRLMGNSQPMHQLSVEQARREFASSSAILDPSPPAALEVTELSIVARDGATLAARLYRGEGPRPAAQPTILYLHGGGYVVGSLDSHDSVCRRLAADGRFAVLAADYRLAPEQRFPTASNDVLDVADWLAAQASTLGLDAARVAVAGDSVGATLATVLALAAQKGETRLAPVAQMLFYPVTDTSRERDSYVRYAEGYLLESATLRWFYDLYLAEPRQRLDWRASPLLIEQLPAQVPSFVSLAGHDPLYDEGLAWAERLQASGTEVTLDLQPQLTHDFLRMSGMVPEVQGIYDRALEWLFQRC encoded by the coding sequence ATGTCTCTGCATCCCGACCTTGCCGGCTTTCTCGAACTGGTGGAAATGGGGCGATTGATGGGCAACAGCCAGCCGATGCACCAGTTGAGCGTCGAGCAGGCCCGTCGTGAATTCGCCAGCAGCTCGGCCATTCTCGACCCGAGCCCGCCTGCGGCGCTCGAAGTGACCGAGCTGAGCATCGTCGCGCGCGATGGCGCCACGTTGGCGGCGCGCCTGTACCGTGGCGAAGGCCCGCGCCCGGCGGCGCAGCCGACCATTCTCTACCTGCACGGCGGTGGTTATGTCGTCGGCAGCCTGGACTCCCATGATTCGGTGTGCCGTCGCCTGGCGGCCGATGGCCGTTTCGCGGTGCTGGCGGCGGACTACCGCCTGGCGCCCGAGCAGCGATTCCCCACCGCCAGCAATGATGTGCTGGACGTGGCCGACTGGTTGGCCGCGCAGGCCTCGACACTGGGCCTGGACGCCGCGCGGGTGGCGGTGGCCGGCGACAGCGTCGGTGCCACCTTGGCCACGGTGCTGGCGTTGGCGGCCCAGAAGGGGGAAACGCGGCTGGCGCCCGTCGCCCAGATGCTGTTCTATCCGGTGACCGACACCAGCCGCGAGCGTGACTCCTACGTCCGCTACGCCGAAGGTTACCTGCTGGAGAGCGCGACCCTGCGCTGGTTCTACGACCTGTACCTGGCCGAGCCCCGGCAGCGCCTGGACTGGCGGGCCTCGCCGTTGTTGATCGAGCAGCTGCCGGCGCAGGTGCCTAGCTTCGTCAGCCTGGCTGGGCATGATCCACTGTACGACGAGGGGCTGGCCTGGGCCGAGCGGCTGCAGGCCAGCGGCACCGAGGTGACCCTCGATTTGCAGCCGCAGTTGACCCATGATTTTCTGCGCATGTCCGGCATGGTGCCGGAGGTGCAGGGGATTTATGACCGGGCGCTGGAGTGGCTTTTCCAGCGTTGTTGA